The following proteins are encoded in a genomic region of Xenopus laevis strain J_2021 chromosome 3L, Xenopus_laevis_v10.1, whole genome shotgun sequence:
- the LOC108711410 gene encoding GA-binding protein subunit beta-1 isoform X2: MSLVDLGKKLLEAARAGQDDEVRILMAKGAPFTTDWLGTSPVHLTAQYGHYSTTEVLIRAGVSRDARTKVDRTPLHMAASEGHANIVEVLIKHGADINAKDMLKMTALHWATEHNHQEVVELLIKYGADVHSQSKFCKTAFDISVDNGNEDLAEILQIAMQNQINTNPESPDTVTIHTATPQFFIGPGGVVNLTDDNGVSSTVQFGNSSTSVLATLAALAEASAPLSNSSETPVVATEEVVTAESVDGAIQQVVSSGGQQVITIVTDGIHLGSLQSAIPNSGMGQPIIVTMPDGQQVLTVPATDIAEETVISEEPPTKRQCIEIIENRVESGEIEERETLQKQLDDANREAQKYRQQLLKKEQEADAYRQKLEAMTRLQTNKEVV, from the exons atgtcctTGGTTGATTTGGGAAAGAAGCTTTTAGAAGCAGCACGAGCAGGCCAAGATGATGAAGTTCGTATATTAATGGCAAAAGGAGCTCCTTTTACCACAGATTGG CTAGGAACTTCGCCAGTGCATCTAACAGCACAGTATGGACACTACTCAACAACGGAGGTTTTAATTCGGGCAGGTGTCAGTAGAGATGCCCGTACAAAAGTTGACAGGACTCCTCTTCATATGGCTGCATCTGAGGGGCATGCAAACATTGTAGAAGTTTTAATTAAG CATGGTGCTGATATTAATGCCAAAGACATGCTAAAAATGACTGCTCTTCACTGGGCCACAGAACACAATCACCAAGAAGTCGTTGAACTCTTAATAAAATATGGTGCAGATGTACATAGCCAAagcaagttttgtaaaactgctTTTGACATCTCAGTAGATAATGGAAATGAGGACCTTGCTGAAATTCTTCAG ATTGCAATGCAGAACCAAATTAATACAAATCCAGAAAGTCCAGACACTGTGACGATACATACAGCTACACCACAATTCTTTATTGGACCTGGAGGAGTAGTGAACCTAACTG atgacAACGGTGTATCATCAACTGTTCAGTTTGGCAATTCATCAACATCTGTTTTAGCTACATTAGCTGCTTTAGCCGAGGCTTCTGCTCCTCTGTCCAATTCTTCTGAAACACCAG TAGTGGCCACAGAAGAAGTGGTGACTGCTGAATCAGTAGATGGAGCAATCCAACAAGTTGTTAGCTCAGGAGGCCAACAAGTCATTACAATAGTTACAGATGGCATTCATCTTGGCAGTCTCCAGTCTGCGATTCCAAACAGTGGCATGGGTCAGCCAATTATTGTAACAATGCCAGATGGTCAGCAAG TGCTGACCGTACCAGCGACAGACATTGCTGAAGAAACTGTAATCAGCGAAGAGCCTCCCACTAAAAGGCAGTGCATTGAGATCATTGAAAATCGGGTTGAATCTGGAGAAATTGAG GAAAGAGAAACACTTCAGAAGCAACTTGATGACGCCAACCGGGAAGCCCAGAAGTACAGGCAGCAGCTTCTAAAGAAGGAACAAGAAGCAGATGCCTACAGACAGAAGCTAGAAGCTATGACCAGATTGCAGACTAACAAAGAAGTAGTTTAA
- the LOC108711410 gene encoding GA-binding protein subunit beta-1 isoform X1: MSLVDLGKKLLEAARAGQDDEVRILMAKGAPFTTDWLGTSPVHLTAQYGHYSTTEVLIRAGVSRDARTKVDRTPLHMAASEGHANIVEVLIKHGADINAKDMLKMTALHWATEHNHQEVVELLIKYGADVHSQSKFCKTAFDISVDNGNEDLAEILQIAMQNQINTNPESPDTVTIHTATPQFFIGPGGVVNLTDDNGVSSTVQFGNSSTSVLATLAALAEASAPLSNSSETPVVATEEVVTAESVDGAIQQVVSSGGQQVITIVTDGIHLGSLQSAIPNSGMGQPIIVTMPDGQQVLTVPATDIAEETVISEEPPTKRQCIEIIENRVESGEIEIPETSGSEYYIVNTQEFSQERETLQKQLDDANREAQKYRQQLLKKEQEADAYRQKLEAMTRLQTNKEVV; this comes from the exons atgtcctTGGTTGATTTGGGAAAGAAGCTTTTAGAAGCAGCACGAGCAGGCCAAGATGATGAAGTTCGTATATTAATGGCAAAAGGAGCTCCTTTTACCACAGATTGG CTAGGAACTTCGCCAGTGCATCTAACAGCACAGTATGGACACTACTCAACAACGGAGGTTTTAATTCGGGCAGGTGTCAGTAGAGATGCCCGTACAAAAGTTGACAGGACTCCTCTTCATATGGCTGCATCTGAGGGGCATGCAAACATTGTAGAAGTTTTAATTAAG CATGGTGCTGATATTAATGCCAAAGACATGCTAAAAATGACTGCTCTTCACTGGGCCACAGAACACAATCACCAAGAAGTCGTTGAACTCTTAATAAAATATGGTGCAGATGTACATAGCCAAagcaagttttgtaaaactgctTTTGACATCTCAGTAGATAATGGAAATGAGGACCTTGCTGAAATTCTTCAG ATTGCAATGCAGAACCAAATTAATACAAATCCAGAAAGTCCAGACACTGTGACGATACATACAGCTACACCACAATTCTTTATTGGACCTGGAGGAGTAGTGAACCTAACTG atgacAACGGTGTATCATCAACTGTTCAGTTTGGCAATTCATCAACATCTGTTTTAGCTACATTAGCTGCTTTAGCCGAGGCTTCTGCTCCTCTGTCCAATTCTTCTGAAACACCAG TAGTGGCCACAGAAGAAGTGGTGACTGCTGAATCAGTAGATGGAGCAATCCAACAAGTTGTTAGCTCAGGAGGCCAACAAGTCATTACAATAGTTACAGATGGCATTCATCTTGGCAGTCTCCAGTCTGCGATTCCAAACAGTGGCATGGGTCAGCCAATTATTGTAACAATGCCAGATGGTCAGCAAG TGCTGACCGTACCAGCGACAGACATTGCTGAAGAAACTGTAATCAGCGAAGAGCCTCCCACTAAAAGGCAGTGCATTGAGATCATTGAAAATCGGGTTGAATCTGGAGAAATTGAG ATTCCAGAAACTTCTGGATCAGAATACTATATTGTGAATACTCAAGAGTTCTCTCAG GAAAGAGAAACACTTCAGAAGCAACTTGATGACGCCAACCGGGAAGCCCAGAAGTACAGGCAGCAGCTTCTAAAGAAGGAACAAGAAGCAGATGCCTACAGACAGAAGCTAGAAGCTATGACCAGATTGCAGACTAACAAAGAAGTAGTTTAA